tccgcgacgacactggtgccaagctgtatgggtcctaatgcccttcccttggtcaacattggtgtcgtggagaggggagacttgcagcatgggcaactgccggtcttccatacaaccttgcccaggcctgtgccctggagagtgaagactttccaggcgcagatccatggtatcgcaagactaacggatgcctttattaattTGAAGATATCTAGAGAAATGAGTATTAGCCAGGTTAAACTTTACAGACAGTTGTTGAAAAGTTGCAAAACGATGATCTATAAAAACATCTTCAAAGCGCCTAATACCTTTTCTATGCCAATCATGAAATGTTGAATCCCGCATAGAAGGTAGGAAAAGGTAATTGTGTCAAATAGGGCTGGAGAGAGAAAAACCATGAAGACCATtaaattttctgaactgagcccatattctcagagTATGTCTAATAAGAGAATTAACAATTAGTCTAggcaaatgacaaggaagtgTGGAAATAGAGCTCAACTCCATTGCCACCCATTTTGGGCAGTCAGACTGATTATGGAAGAAAGACCGAAAAATAAGACAACGAATATtggctgcccaataatataaacgaaaattaggcaaggccataccaccttcctttttagatttttgaaggtgagctttattaaGTCTACAGCGTTTACCCTTCCATACATAGGacgaaataatagaatctaacgCAACAAAAAAAAGCTTTAGAAGTAAAAATTGGTGAAGACTGAAATAGATACAaaaatttaggaaggatatacatttTAATGACATTAATTCGACCCACAAGAGACATAGACAAGGGTGACCACTGTGTCAAACTCTGTTTTGTAGAGTTTAGAAGACTGGTAAAATTTTCTTGGAAGTTTTTTTTCTAACCCGGGCTGTCCCTACCCGGGGTTGACGGTTCTGGTGAAAAGAGaagaaattcaagattcaaaaaactttattggcattctaaccgtacatcagcagaatgcagggcagaatgaaacagcgtttctcaggggcagtgtaatcataacataacaaacgcaacgctaaataataaacataacaataaatcgTAAAGCACAACAGCcgcatgtcagttaaaatcaagttataagtgtccagtgcaagttaaaagtgtccaaagcagagtcaggtagagcagctatttagcagtctgactgcctgtgggaggaagctgtttggtAGCctttgtggttttagttttgatgctcctgtaacgtttgcctgatggcagaagaacaaacagttcatggagagggtgtgaggggtctttaatgatgtaccgtgtcttctggaggcattggcTCTGatagaggtcttggacagaaggtagggagaccccaataaccttctctgctcccctaaccaccctctgcaaggctttttgacaagacagcactgcagctggttgtgatgctaaaggtcagcacactctcaaccacgcctctatagaatgtagttaagatgttagtggggagtgatgcttgttaaagcttcctcagaaagtgcaatctctgacAGACCTGCCCCTTTGCGTTTTCCAGGAGACCGACCAACTGGAGGACAAGAAGTCCTCGCTgcagaaggagattgctgagctgcagaaggagaaggagaggctGGAATTCGTCCTGGAGGCTCACCAACCCATCTGCAAGATCGCCGAGGATGGCGGGGTCAAACCCGGGCCGTCCAGGGGCTGCGGGTCAAAGGTCAAAGGGCAGGCGGCCAAGCCCCGCCCGGCGGACGTCTCCATCCCGTCCGCGTCCCAGCCGGCCGAGAGGCAGGACGTGGAGGCCCTGCACACGCCCACCTTGATCGCCACCCCCTCCATCACCCCCTTCACCGCCTCTCTGGCCTTCACCTATCCCAGCGTGCCGCCCTACGACCCGGAGCCTTCCGCCGAGCCCTCTGGCCCGGCCACCGGCGCCCTCTCCTCGCCCGAGGCCTGCGCGGCGGCCCACCGCCGGGGCAGCAGCAGCGGGGGCGACCAGTCGTCGGACTCGCTCAGCTCCCCTACTCTGGTGGCCCTGTAGGGCCCTCCGACGGGACCGTTCCCTGGGCAGGGGGGACCGATCAGCTCTCGCGTAGGAGGTGGCCGGGAAAGGGCCAGAGCGGCCTCCCCTTCTTTGTTAAACCCCACCCAACCTCATTCTTGCCCGCCTCCGCTCACTCGATCGTTGGATGCGTCTGACGGCCAGACCTTTGCGTTTCGGGTTTTTTATTTTGCGTCAGGCTACGAGCACTGGCGGGGGGGATCTCCAAACCAGAGAACTCAGATCTATAGCAAGACACaaagatcgggcagcatctacggagggggataaacagtcaacgtttcgggccgagacccttcctcaggactggaaggaaagagGATTGAAGTTGGAAGGGGGGTTGAGAGATGTTCAAGACATCAGATAAGAGACTACCCAGTTGGTATACAAGGTATTGCCCCTCCAACCTGactttggcctcatcatggcagtagaagaggccattggacaagttagaatgggaatgggaagtcaaattgtaATGGGTAGCCAATGGGAGATTCTGGCTCCAAACTACCCACCATCTGACCCAAGGGTGATGgattcccaatctcccttccgtCCTCGCGGGAGGCGATGGCCGTCAGGTgaccgcgggggggggggggcggtgacgTCATATCCTGTAGTGCCGCCATCTTCCTCCCACCGGGCGGCATGCGTCCTGGCGCCGCTCGACCCTGGAACCGCCACAGGGCGGCCGGGGAGTCTTGCGGCTGCAGGACCCAAATTCTCCGGCGGGCCGtctcgggggcggggggggggggcctccGGCGGCCGCGTGTCCCGGCACCAGGGGCTGCGATCGGaaggtggttggggggggggggcagaggccGCTTGTCCTTTGAGAGCTTTGCGGGGACGGTAGGAGGTCCCCCCCGAGGATTAGCGCAGGCAGGTCTTCGCTGGGAGGAGCGATCAATCATTTAGACACCCCGGCCGAGGACCAACCCCACCCTACTCCCCGAATCCCTCGCAAACGGCCTTGCACCTCCCCAACAGAAGTCTGTCGGAAATGGGGCTTTGAGGTACGGAGTGGCGGAACGCGTTGAACCATCGCCTTGCGGCTCCAGAGACCCGGGTTCGGTCCCTATtgcggtgtgtgtgagagatccgtttctaccccccacccccacccggtgagggtcagtgtgtgtgtctgtgtgacccttcccccccccccactcctcctAGTACTCCGGTTCCCTCCCGCATCGGTCGGCCAGTGTGCACGGATTGAGGGTAGGGGTGGGGGACGGGAGGGTCGAGTGTGGGGAGCAGGGTCACTGAGTGACTGGCGTCCAGCACGGGCCTGGTTCTGACTCTGAAGCGATCGGCCGGTAGAGGAGGGCGCGGAGTTGGGTGAGGTGGTGGGGCGGGGGGTAGGAAGCGTTACACTGTTCCTctgaattccccccccccccccgggttgtGGTCTTCCCAGCGTCGACCCTTGTGCTTTTCGCTGGGGTGGCAACctgtacctctctctctctctctctctggagaccAAATGAGTGCTTAAACCCAGGCAAGTGATTTCCCCTGGCGGCCAATCACAgcctggaggtgggggggggggggttggtttgGGGCCTGACTATTTATTGTAGGATCCTTCAAAAGTATTTTTGTATAATCTATTTTTTACACTAGCTATATGCTGAAAATGTCTG
The sequence above is a segment of the Mobula birostris isolate sMobBir1 chromosome 28, sMobBir1.hap1, whole genome shotgun sequence genome. Coding sequences within it:
- the LOC140189242 gene encoding fos-related antigen 1-like isoform X3, coding for MYPGSQRGQVPYGRSAGSGGAAQKPGDPRCGTSSAVPSLSALSGSQQFQWMVQPSVAGHSASSFYPRPYPYPELGSVPGTSDGLRSGVIRAPFGGRRRKEEELSPEEEERKRLRRERNKLAAAKCRNRRRELTDWLQAETDQLEDKKSSLQKEIAELQKEKERLEFVLEAHQPICKIAEDGGVKPGPSRGCGSKVKGQAAKPRPADVSIPSASQPAERQDVEALHTPTLIATPSITPFTASLAFTYPSVPPYDPEPSAEPSGPATGALSSPEACAAAHRRGSSSGGDQSSDSLSSPTLVAL
- the LOC140189242 gene encoding fos-related antigen 1-like isoform X2, which translates into the protein MKGARVILQRPLGEWGAAIPPHPGRLLPGDPRCGTSSAVPSLSALSGSQQFQWMVQPSVAGHSASSFYPRPYPYPELGSVPGTSDGLRSGVIRAPFGGRRRKEEELSPEEEERKRLRRERNKLAAAKCRNRRRELTDWLQAETDQLEDKKSSLQKEIAELQKEKERLEFVLEAHQPICKIAEDGGVKPGPSRGCGSKVKGQAAKPRPADVSIPSASQPAERQDVEALHTPTLIATPSITPFTASLAFTYPSVPPYDPEPSAEPSGPATGALSSPEACAAAHRRGSSSGGDQSSDSLSSPTLVAL
- the LOC140189242 gene encoding fos-related antigen 1-like isoform X1; protein product: MKGARVILQRPLGEWGAAIPPHPGRLLKPGDPRCGTSSAVPSLSALSGSQQFQWMVQPSVAGHSASSFYPRPYPYPELGSVPGTSDGLRSGVIRAPFGGRRRKEEELSPEEEERKRLRRERNKLAAAKCRNRRRELTDWLQAETDQLEDKKSSLQKEIAELQKEKERLEFVLEAHQPICKIAEDGGVKPGPSRGCGSKVKGQAAKPRPADVSIPSASQPAERQDVEALHTPTLIATPSITPFTASLAFTYPSVPPYDPEPSAEPSGPATGALSSPEACAAAHRRGSSSGGDQSSDSLSSPTLVAL
- the LOC140189242 gene encoding fos-related antigen 1-like isoform X4 translates to MYPGSQRGQVPYGRSAGSGGAAQPGDPRCGTSSAVPSLSALSGSQQFQWMVQPSVAGHSASSFYPRPYPYPELGSVPGTSDGLRSGVIRAPFGGRRRKEEELSPEEEERKRLRRERNKLAAAKCRNRRRELTDWLQAETDQLEDKKSSLQKEIAELQKEKERLEFVLEAHQPICKIAEDGGVKPGPSRGCGSKVKGQAAKPRPADVSIPSASQPAERQDVEALHTPTLIATPSITPFTASLAFTYPSVPPYDPEPSAEPSGPATGALSSPEACAAAHRRGSSSGGDQSSDSLSSPTLVAL